In Virgibacillus sp. NKC19-16, a single genomic region encodes these proteins:
- a CDS encoding DUF1129 family protein translates to MDAKELIQINNEKRKQLTKENKEYYEDMLVYVRLSYDKSDQETEEILTELLDHLVEAQAEGKTAEEVFGQEPKKYADEIIGELPKMVTKERMQHFTMGVMYFLASIAFLSGIATLFSHYVLGIEPLTETYYLGSLAFKTLLNIAVAFVLLYFVIKYIRWSCFKKINKVAEFLLSSLIGIIAMGVFMLVIYVTPEFGPTMQIPFYVALLLGVILFLVARRVRKAI, encoded by the coding sequence ATGGATGCAAAAGAATTGATTCAAATTAATAATGAAAAACGAAAACAGCTAACCAAAGAAAACAAGGAGTATTATGAGGATATGCTGGTCTATGTGCGCCTCTCCTATGACAAATCCGATCAGGAAACGGAAGAAATTCTAACAGAGTTACTGGATCATTTAGTGGAGGCGCAAGCAGAGGGGAAAACAGCGGAGGAAGTATTTGGACAGGAGCCGAAGAAATATGCGGATGAAATAATTGGAGAACTTCCTAAAATGGTGACGAAGGAACGCATGCAGCATTTTACAATGGGTGTGATGTATTTCCTAGCTAGTATTGCCTTTTTATCCGGAATTGCTACGTTGTTTAGTCATTATGTGCTTGGTATAGAGCCATTAACAGAAACCTATTATTTGGGGTCCTTAGCTTTTAAAACCTTGCTAAATATCGCTGTAGCATTTGTACTTCTATATTTTGTTATCAAATATATTCGCTGGTCTTGCTTTAAAAAGATAAATAAAGTAGCGGAATTCCTTTTGTCTAGTCTCATTGGTATTATTGCGATGGGTGTATTTATGCTAGTTATCTATGTCACACCTGAATTTGGTCCGACTATGCAGATTCCCTTCTATGTGGCCTTATTGCTTGGAGTTATATTGTTTTTGGTAGCACGAAGGGTGAGAAAGGCTATATAG
- a CDS encoding PadR family transcriptional regulator — translation MSIRSQLLKGVLEGCILQVIARQAVYGYELSVKLQDYGLSVSEGSIYPILLRLQKEKLIRGEMKKSATGPNRKYYYLTEAGFEALADFKTNWEGLKAPVDRLLNKEG, via the coding sequence TTGTCGATAAGAAGTCAATTATTAAAAGGAGTATTGGAGGGGTGCATCCTCCAGGTAATCGCACGTCAGGCTGTATATGGGTATGAATTATCTGTAAAGCTTCAGGATTACGGGCTTTCCGTTAGTGAGGGTTCCATTTACCCCATCCTGCTTCGGCTGCAAAAAGAAAAGCTGATTAGAGGAGAAATGAAAAAGTCAGCGACCGGCCCAAATCGGAAATATTATTATCTGACGGAGGCGGGGTTTGAGGCGTTAGCTGATTTTAAAACGAACTGGGAAGGGCTCAAGGCACCGGTAGACCGTTTATTAAATAAGGAGGGCTAA
- a CDS encoding thioesterase family protein, translated as MGTAKVILQNNVRDEWIDYNGHMNDAEYVRVFSWGVDAFMKAIGLDESFRDEKQYTTFTLENHVCYLAEMKRHEPFEVHLQLIDYDEKRAHVLYELYGKDGKRAATSEQMLMGIDQTTGKPAPFPDPIYSEVKGLAEAHTPDEKPAEVGRVIGIRRKK; from the coding sequence GTGGGAACAGCAAAAGTAATTCTACAAAATAACGTAAGGGATGAATGGATCGATTATAATGGGCACATGAATGATGCAGAATATGTGCGTGTATTCAGTTGGGGTGTTGACGCGTTTATGAAAGCGATCGGTTTGGACGAAAGTTTTCGTGATGAAAAGCAGTACACGACGTTTACATTGGAAAACCATGTCTGTTATTTAGCAGAAATGAAACGTCACGAGCCATTTGAGGTACATTTGCAACTGATTGATTATGACGAGAAGCGTGCACATGTCCTTTATGAGTTGTATGGAAAAGATGGCAAACGAGCCGCAACGAGTGAACAAATGCTCATGGGGATTGATCAGACAACAGGAAAGCCCGCACCATTTCCGGATCCAATTTATTCTGAGGTAAAGGGATTGGCTGAAGCTCATACACCTGATGAAAAACCTGCCGAAGTTGGACGTGTGATTGGGATTAGAAGGAAGAAGTGA
- a CDS encoding flavodoxin, with the protein MRTLIAYLSYSGNTEEVADYIETKLRCENLSVERHLIGIDVPIDPEMYDYIFLGTFTWEYGNTPDEVKDFVLEVGYKPDNIAVFGTGDTQFGGEELFCRAVDKLAKFYHSRWDGLKIEQSPRGSQEEIIDKWVEGVLQNAKSYA; encoded by the coding sequence TTGAGAACCTTAATTGCTTATTTATCCTATAGCGGAAATACAGAAGAGGTAGCGGATTATATTGAAACAAAGCTAAGGTGCGAAAATCTATCTGTGGAGCGGCATCTTATCGGAATCGATGTCCCAATAGATCCCGAAATGTATGATTATATCTTTCTCGGAACATTCACGTGGGAATACGGTAACACACCAGATGAGGTGAAGGACTTCGTGCTAGAAGTTGGCTATAAACCGGATAATATTGCCGTATTTGGAACAGGGGATACCCAATTTGGCGGTGAGGAATTGTTTTGCAGGGCTGTGGATAAACTTGCGAAATTTTATCACAGCCGCTGGGACGGTTTGAAGATTGAGCAATCACCTCGGGGAAGCCAGGAAGAGATAATAGATAAATGGGTAGAAGGAGTGTTACAAAATGCCAAGAGCTATGCTTGA
- a CDS encoding YesK family protein, with amino-acid sequence MDGLLMEDWLPIILTCILVAVMIVTLAFFMNKAVLYTITTIVSLLCIILIVYGIVGLGGWEGMGVGIFSVSAFLGLTVGVLICPFINSK; translated from the coding sequence ATGGATGGATTACTTATGGAAGATTGGCTTCCTATTATTCTCACGTGTATTCTTGTTGCTGTGATGATAGTTACTTTAGCCTTTTTCATGAATAAAGCTGTATTATATACAATTACTACCATTGTTAGTTTGTTATGTATTATTCTCATTGTCTACGGCATCGTTGGTCTGGGAGGTTGGGAAGGAATGGGGGTAGGAATATTTTCTGTGTCTGCTTTCCTGGGATTAACTGTTGGTGTGCTGATTTGTCCTTTTATAAATAGTAAATAA
- a CDS encoding ribonucleoside-diphosphate reductase subunit alpha, translating into MITVATANQEHIIQKIDRAAENLSINTEKYKEKSLRAIQSNAAPEKMAEVLIKNALENIDEVSTEWTYLASRIYLQELYRQAGENRQYDPAIRYGNFYTLIHTLTHKGIYSEAILDKYTKEEIDRLAEYIESDRDLLFNYLGLYSIATRYLATDHGKNTYELPQERWMIIAMYLMQDEPKSERTGLVTEAYWALSNLYMTVATPTLTNAGKTHGQLSSCFIDTVDDSLQSIYDSNTDIAKLSKNGGGIGVYMGKIRSRGSAIKGFQGMSSGVVPWIKQLNNTAVSVDQLGTRKGAIAIYLDVWHKDIEPFLDLKLNNGDDRMRAHDIFTGVTLPDYFMEKVENREDWYLFDPHEVRQVMGYSLEDFYDEERGDGVWRRKYEECVQSELLSKRSVSAIDIMKRIMKSQLESGTPFMFYRDEVNRQNSNPHNGMIYCSNLCTEITQNQSPSEFVEEFIENEDTIVKKYKTGDYVVCNLSSINLGKAVPDDVLERLIKIQVRMLDNVIDINTLPIKQTQLTNHKYRAIGLGTFGWHHLLALKDIKWETEESVTFADELYEKIAYLTIKNSMELSKEKGSYPAFEGSKWSDGTYFKQKGYTDDKWMALKGEVEANGMRNGYLMAVAPNSSTSMIAGSTASIDPIFKPFYNEEKKDFKIPTTAPNLNHNTYEIYRRSAYIVDQRWSVRQNAARQKHIDQSISFNIYVPNTIRASVLLDVHLQAWKQGLKTTYYVRSTANEIEECEWCES; encoded by the coding sequence ATGATCACAGTAGCAACAGCAAATCAGGAGCATATCATTCAAAAGATCGACCGCGCGGCGGAAAATTTATCTATCAACACAGAAAAATACAAAGAAAAATCACTACGAGCAATTCAGTCGAATGCTGCGCCGGAAAAAATGGCGGAAGTTCTAATCAAAAATGCACTCGAAAACATCGACGAGGTAAGTACCGAGTGGACCTATCTCGCAAGCCGGATTTATTTGCAGGAACTCTACCGCCAAGCAGGAGAGAACCGGCAGTATGATCCCGCGATTCGGTATGGAAATTTTTATACACTTATCCACACACTTACGCACAAAGGGATCTATTCGGAGGCCATACTGGACAAATATACAAAAGAGGAAATCGATCGCCTCGCCGAATATATTGAATCGGATCGTGATCTGCTTTTCAATTATTTAGGTTTATATTCCATCGCAACAAGATATCTCGCAACCGATCACGGGAAAAATACATATGAACTGCCACAGGAGCGCTGGATGATTATTGCGATGTATCTCATGCAGGATGAACCTAAGTCTGAGCGGACCGGTCTTGTTACCGAAGCATATTGGGCACTCAGCAACCTATACATGACAGTCGCAACACCCACATTAACAAATGCTGGAAAAACGCATGGCCAACTCTCCAGCTGCTTCATAGATACCGTCGACGACAGCCTGCAATCGATCTATGACAGTAATACCGATATTGCCAAACTATCGAAAAACGGCGGCGGCATTGGCGTTTACATGGGTAAAATTCGCAGCCGCGGCAGTGCGATCAAAGGATTTCAAGGGATGTCCAGCGGCGTTGTTCCATGGATTAAACAGCTGAATAATACAGCAGTGAGTGTGGATCAGCTTGGGACGAGAAAAGGTGCGATCGCAATTTATTTGGATGTGTGGCATAAGGATATCGAACCCTTTCTTGATTTAAAATTAAATAACGGGGACGATCGAATGCGCGCCCATGATATTTTTACAGGGGTTACGCTGCCGGACTACTTTATGGAAAAAGTGGAGAATCGCGAGGATTGGTATTTATTTGATCCACATGAAGTGAGACAAGTGATGGGCTATTCGCTGGAAGACTTTTATGATGAGGAAAGAGGAGACGGGGTGTGGCGCAGGAAATACGAGGAATGTGTTCAGTCCGAGCTGCTTTCGAAAAGAAGCGTCTCCGCAATTGATATCATGAAACGGATTATGAAGTCACAGCTCGAATCAGGCACACCATTCATGTTTTACCGTGATGAGGTGAACCGGCAGAACAGCAATCCGCATAATGGCATGATTTATTGTTCTAATTTATGTACGGAAATCACACAAAACCAGTCACCAAGTGAGTTTGTCGAAGAATTTATTGAAAATGAAGATACGATTGTTAAAAAATACAAGACAGGTGACTATGTTGTTTGTAACTTGAGCTCCATTAACCTCGGAAAAGCTGTACCGGATGATGTACTGGAACGGTTGATTAAAATTCAGGTACGCATGCTGGATAATGTGATTGACATTAACACATTGCCGATAAAACAAACGCAGTTAACCAATCATAAATACCGTGCAATCGGGCTTGGAACCTTTGGTTGGCATCACTTGTTAGCCCTGAAGGATATAAAATGGGAAACAGAGGAATCGGTCACATTTGCCGATGAATTGTATGAAAAAATTGCTTATTTGACGATAAAAAACAGCATGGAATTAAGTAAGGAAAAAGGAAGTTATCCTGCGTTTGAAGGCAGCAAGTGGAGTGATGGAACTTACTTTAAGCAAAAAGGCTACACGGATGATAAGTGGATGGCGTTAAAAGGGGAAGTAGAAGCAAATGGGATGCGTAATGGGTATTTAATGGCAGTGGCACCTAACTCAAGCACCTCTATGATTGCAGGGTCAACAGCAAGTATCGATCCAATTTTTAAGCCTTTTTACAATGAGGAAAAGAAGGATTTTAAAATACCAACAACCGCACCTAATTTAAATCATAACACATACGAGATCTACCGCCGTTCCGCTTATATTGTGGATCAGCGCTGGTCAGTCAGGCAAAATGCAGCACGTCAAAAGCATATTGATCAAAGCATTTCATTCAATATATATGTACCGAATACGATTCGCGCGTCGGTACTATTGGATGTACATTTGCAGGCATGGAAGCAAGGATTGAAGACGACGTATTATGTTCGTTCAACAGCAAATGAAATCGAAGAATGTGAGTGGTGTGAAAGTTGA
- a CDS encoding ring-cleaving dioxygenase — translation MKKTAGIHHITAIVGHPQENVDFYASVLGLRMVKKTINFDDPGTYHLYFGNEGGKPGTIITFFPWAGARHGRIGGGQVGVTTYVIPVGSIIFWEERLAKHNIEFDKSKRFGETYLAFEDPHGLQLELVEREEGESNPWTMGDVTKGTAIKGFGGAVLFSTNPVKTQETLQDVMGLEKVSEEEDLIRFKSFGDIGNIIDVKQTKVPRGKMGVGTVHHIAWRAKDDEDQLDYQNDVGSKGYGVTEVKDRNYFNAIYFREHGEILFEIATDPPGFAHDESYETMGKALKLPSQYEQFRGQLNEKLIPIQVRDLDE, via the coding sequence ATGAAAAAGACAGCGGGTATTCATCATATCACTGCAATTGTTGGCCATCCCCAGGAAAATGTTGATTTTTACGCCAGTGTTTTAGGATTACGGATGGTGAAGAAAACCATCAATTTTGACGATCCGGGAACGTATCATTTGTACTTTGGTAATGAGGGCGGAAAACCGGGTACCATTATTACCTTTTTTCCGTGGGCCGGGGCACGTCATGGGAGAATTGGTGGCGGCCAAGTCGGGGTTACCACATACGTGATTCCAGTTGGTTCTATAATTTTTTGGGAAGAGAGATTAGCAAAGCATAACATCGAATTTGATAAATCCAAACGTTTTGGAGAAACCTATTTAGCGTTTGAAGATCCACATGGCTTACAATTAGAACTCGTGGAAAGGGAAGAAGGCGAGTCTAATCCTTGGACAATGGGTGACGTAACGAAAGGTACAGCCATTAAAGGTTTTGGCGGAGCGGTTTTATTTTCAACCAATCCGGTAAAGACGCAGGAAACACTACAGGACGTTATGGGTCTGGAAAAAGTCAGTGAAGAAGAAGACCTGATTCGTTTCAAGTCTTTTGGTGATATCGGGAATATTATTGATGTGAAACAAACGAAAGTCCCGCGCGGCAAAATGGGAGTAGGAACGGTGCATCATATTGCGTGGCGGGCCAAAGATGATGAAGATCAATTGGATTATCAAAACGATGTAGGCAGCAAGGGCTACGGCGTTACGGAAGTGAAAGATAGAAATTATTTTAATGCCATTTACTTTAGAGAACATGGTGAAATACTTTTCGAAATCGCCACAGACCCGCCGGGATTTGCTCATGATGAGTCTTATGAAACAATGGGGAAAGCATTGAAACTGCCATCCCAATACGAACAATTCCGCGGGCAATTAAATGAAAAATTAATCCCAATACAAGTAAGAGATCTGGATGAATAA
- a CDS encoding ribonucleotide-diphosphate reductase subunit beta has protein sequence MPRAMLEKAKTLEPRNPNKSTGLFGGKSSGILNWNNIAYPHWYKIYKRLVGNYWQADEVNMSGDVKQFRALPESEQEAYLKIIGLLSTLDGPQTRTALLLSLYSTDASVQSIMAVMAQQEAVHNESYSYVLSSVVSLDEQNESFDLGRKDPVLLKRNENLIKQYNAFVEEPTIENILKTLVYTSLLEGMFFYSGFAFFYNLARHNKMVGTSTMISYINRDELEHGRFIAELFRATLSENPEYNTAEFTDWVYTHFQDSVELEIEWSNYVLADVEGIDLEEMAGYIKYRANKMLRMMGLEEVYPRHVENPMKWIRAYVDNFDGTKTDFFEQKSRQYTKTSDLNGFDDL, from the coding sequence ATGCCAAGAGCTATGCTTGAGAAGGCGAAAACGTTGGAACCGCGTAATCCGAATAAATCAACCGGATTGTTTGGGGGTAAGTCGAGCGGGATTTTGAATTGGAATAACATTGCTTATCCACATTGGTATAAGATCTATAAGCGGCTTGTGGGTAACTATTGGCAGGCAGATGAAGTCAACATGTCCGGTGATGTGAAGCAGTTTCGCGCTTTGCCTGAATCAGAGCAGGAGGCATATTTGAAAATAATTGGCCTATTATCCACATTGGACGGTCCACAAACGAGAACTGCCCTGCTTTTGTCCCTGTATTCAACTGATGCATCGGTACAATCGATTATGGCAGTTATGGCTCAGCAGGAAGCGGTGCATAATGAAAGCTACTCCTATGTACTTTCATCCGTCGTATCGCTGGATGAGCAAAATGAATCTTTTGATCTCGGGAGAAAAGATCCTGTACTCTTGAAGCGAAATGAGAATCTGATCAAGCAATATAACGCATTCGTTGAAGAACCAACTATCGAAAATATCCTGAAGACGCTTGTGTACACGTCCTTGCTTGAGGGGATGTTCTTCTATTCCGGCTTTGCGTTTTTCTATAACCTGGCACGACACAACAAAATGGTCGGTACATCAACGATGATCAGCTATATTAACCGTGATGAACTCGAGCACGGACGCTTCATTGCAGAACTGTTCCGCGCAACACTGAGTGAAAACCCGGAATACAATACAGCTGAATTTACCGATTGGGTTTATACGCATTTTCAGGATTCGGTTGAGCTGGAAATCGAGTGGTCAAATTATGTACTGGCAGATGTGGAAGGCATCGACCTTGAAGAAATGGCAGGCTATATTAAATACCGCGCAAATAAGATGCTGCGAATGATGGGGCTGGAAGAAGTCTATCCACGACATGTGGAAAATCCAATGAAGTGGATCCGTGCCTATGTGGATAACTTTGATGGAACGAAGACAGACTTCTTTGAACAGAAGTCCAGGCAGTATACCAAGACGAGTGATTTGAATGGGTTTGATGATCTATAA
- a CDS encoding AAA family ATPase, which translates to MKLNQDDQYVKSLNLKYEKIDTYDTFPFHLPIIKFFEEIVFHPNVTFIVGENGMGKSTLLEGIAIALGFNPEGGTKNFNFSNYDSHSDLDQYLRLAKGAYKPKDSFFLRAETFYNVATHIEELDKEPGGPPVINSFGGESLHKQSHGESFFAAFNNRFQGKGLYILDEPESALSPLRQLSMLRRIHELVHQESQFIISTHSPIIMAYPDAKVLQLTEEGMKETKLENADHYTVMKQFFEDKGRMFHYLFR; encoded by the coding sequence GTGAAACTAAACCAAGATGATCAATACGTTAAAAGTCTTAACCTCAAATATGAAAAAATAGATACCTATGATACGTTTCCATTTCACCTGCCGATTATAAAGTTCTTTGAAGAAATCGTTTTTCATCCCAATGTAACCTTTATTGTAGGGGAGAACGGGATGGGGAAATCTACCTTGTTAGAGGGAATAGCAATCGCATTAGGATTTAATCCAGAAGGTGGCACTAAAAATTTCAATTTCTCCAATTATGATTCCCACTCCGATTTGGATCAATATCTGCGGTTGGCTAAAGGAGCTTATAAGCCGAAAGACAGCTTTTTCCTCAGGGCTGAAACGTTTTACAATGTTGCCACACATATTGAGGAATTGGATAAAGAGCCTGGGGGACCTCCTGTTATAAATTCCTTCGGCGGAGAGTCCCTGCACAAACAATCTCATGGCGAATCCTTTTTTGCTGCCTTTAACAATCGATTCCAGGGGAAAGGGTTATATATCCTGGATGAACCAGAGTCGGCCTTGTCTCCATTAAGACAATTATCCATGCTTAGGAGAATACATGAACTTGTTCATCAAGAATCTCAGTTTATCATCTCTACTCATTCACCTATCATTATGGCTTATCCAGATGCAAAAGTTCTCCAGCTCACGGAGGAGGGAATGAAGGAAACAAAATTGGAAAATGCAGATCATTATACGGTGATGAAGCAGTTTTTTGAGGATAAGGGAAGGATGTTTCACTATCTGTTTCGGTAA
- the gdhA gene encoding NADP-specific glutamate dehydrogenase translates to MINAVSEKKSTDNKQKVHDYLEKVYETVVKRDPNESEFHQAVALIFKSLIPVLEKYPIYMEKGILEQIIEPERVITFRVPWVDDEGNTHVNRGFRVQFNSALGPYKGGLRFHPSVNLSIVKFLGLEQIIKNSLTGQPIGGGKGGADFDPKGKSDNEIMRFCRSFMTELAKYIGPNTDIPAGDIGVGAREIGYMFGQYKKMNSSFDAGVLTGKGLEYGGSLARTEATGYGTIYFLEEMLKDKGQSVNGSTVVVSGSGNVSIYAIEKAMELGATVVACSDSSGYIYHANGIDLDVVKEIKEENNGRISEYIEKYPEATYVEGCTGIWEIPCDVALPCATQNELDENAAQLLVQNGVKAIGEGANMPCNSEAIDVFLSNDVLYGPAKAVNAGGVAVSALEMAQNSMRMSWTFEEVDGQLQEIMKNIYQNCIASSEEFDLPGNLEAGSNIAGFRKVADAMIAQGVV, encoded by the coding sequence ATGATAAACGCCGTTAGCGAAAAAAAGAGTACAGACAACAAACAAAAAGTCCACGATTATTTGGAAAAAGTATATGAAACCGTTGTAAAACGTGACCCGAATGAATCCGAATTCCATCAAGCTGTAGCATTAATCTTCAAATCCCTTATACCTGTCCTAGAAAAATACCCCATCTACATGGAAAAAGGAATTTTAGAGCAAATTATTGAACCCGAGCGTGTAATTACGTTCCGTGTCCCATGGGTTGATGATGAGGGCAACACACATGTAAATCGCGGATTTCGGGTCCAGTTTAACAGCGCACTAGGACCGTATAAAGGTGGCTTGCGCTTCCACCCGTCCGTCAATTTAAGTATTGTAAAATTCCTTGGACTGGAGCAAATCATCAAGAACTCCCTTACCGGACAGCCTATTGGCGGAGGAAAAGGCGGAGCTGATTTTGACCCTAAAGGCAAATCAGATAATGAAATCATGCGCTTTTGCCGAAGTTTTATGACAGAACTTGCCAAATACATCGGTCCGAACACCGACATACCCGCTGGCGATATCGGTGTAGGGGCTAGAGAAATTGGCTATATGTTTGGCCAATACAAGAAAATGAATTCCAGCTTTGATGCAGGTGTTTTAACTGGAAAAGGATTAGAATACGGCGGCAGCTTGGCACGTACAGAAGCTACCGGATATGGGACGATTTACTTCTTAGAAGAAATGCTAAAAGATAAAGGACAGTCTGTGAACGGATCTACGGTGGTTGTATCAGGATCCGGAAATGTATCAATCTATGCCATCGAAAAGGCGATGGAACTGGGTGCTACCGTTGTTGCATGCAGTGACTCAAGCGGCTATATTTATCATGCAAATGGTATTGATCTTGACGTCGTAAAAGAGATTAAAGAAGAAAATAACGGGCGTATCAGTGAATACATCGAAAAGTATCCTGAAGCTACTTATGTTGAAGGATGTACTGGCATCTGGGAGATTCCTTGCGATGTCGCGCTTCCATGTGCTACACAAAACGAACTTGATGAAAACGCAGCTCAACTGCTTGTTCAAAATGGCGTCAAAGCAATTGGAGAAGGAGCAAACATGCCTTGTAACTCAGAAGCTATTGATGTATTTTTATCCAATGATGTATTGTACGGACCTGCAAAAGCCGTAAATGCTGGCGGTGTAGCAGTATCTGCCCTTGAAATGGCACAAAACAGCATGCGGATGTCCTGGACATTTGAAGAAGTCGACGGGCAACTGCAGGAAATCATGAAAAATATCTACCAAAATTGTATCGCTTCCTCTGAGGAATTTGATCTCCCAGGCAATTTAGAGGCCGGATCAAATATCGCAGGTTTCCGAAAAGTTGCGGATGCAATGATTGCTCAGGGTGTGGTTTAA
- a CDS encoding LysR family transcriptional regulator, with translation MELKQIKYFIEVAKQEHVTRAADTLHVAQSAVSRQIFNLEAELGVDLFIREGRNVRLTSIGKVFLDRMENAIHVIDDVSQIIEEYTDPEMGTIHIGFPSSVASYILPTAISAFRERYPNVKFKLNQESYYELKQAVIKGEINMALLGPVPVKEKKLEGTILFSENMAALLPASHPLAGSDSLHLNELRDDSFVLFPENFVLRNITIDACRQLGFEPNVSFEGKDIDAIKGLVSAGLGVSLIPEITLVDNLPRATVKMPITTPNVTRTVGVIVPSDRQLLPTEKLFYQFLKEFFVRLEQFQS, from the coding sequence ATGGAACTGAAACAGATTAAATATTTCATTGAGGTTGCAAAGCAAGAACATGTGACAAGGGCGGCTGATACCCTGCATGTAGCACAATCTGCGGTTAGCCGGCAAATTTTTAACCTGGAGGCAGAACTTGGTGTTGATTTATTTATACGTGAGGGGAGGAACGTCCGTTTAACTTCGATCGGAAAGGTATTCTTAGACCGGATGGAAAATGCCATTCATGTTATTGACGATGTTTCTCAAATTATTGAAGAGTACACAGATCCGGAGATGGGGACGATCCATATTGGGTTTCCCAGCAGTGTAGCGAGTTATATTCTGCCAACAGCGATTTCTGCATTTCGGGAGCGCTACCCGAATGTGAAGTTTAAATTAAATCAAGAATCCTATTATGAACTAAAACAGGCCGTCATCAAGGGTGAAATCAATATGGCATTACTGGGACCTGTCCCGGTAAAGGAAAAGAAATTAGAGGGTACAATCCTTTTTTCGGAAAATATGGCAGCATTATTGCCGGCAAGTCACCCGCTTGCAGGATCCGATTCCCTGCATTTGAATGAATTAAGAGATGACTCCTTTGTATTGTTTCCGGAAAACTTTGTCCTGCGCAATATTACGATTGATGCATGCAGGCAACTTGGATTTGAACCGAACGTTTCCTTTGAGGGCAAGGATATTGATGCCATAAAAGGATTGGTCTCTGCAGGGCTCGGAGTATCTCTCATACCGGAGATAACACTCGTTGATAATTTGCCCCGTGCAACGGTGAAGATGCCGATTACTACACCAAATGTCACCAGAACGGTAGGAGTTATCGTGCCGTCAGATCGTCAATTACTTCCAACAGAAAAATTATTCTATCAATTTTTAAAAGAATTCTTCGTGCGTCTTGAGCAGTTTCAGAGTTAA
- a CDS encoding TolB family protein, with protein sequence MTNGEGLVTEAAFSPDGESLFYLEAGIHTNYSPIASERPHDFDIYRVDLGAMEIEQITHKDAYDMSALDVTPDGEALMYRSYDGSDQLLFQTLEDGSETAVTPIGDFASEAPMISSPALSSDGEHVVFSDVATTNESGTFIYEGFRMDLETKQAEQITSFGEHVTSPVFFNHQDKLIVTVDKGFATSVPDYDYWVISADGDERERIQINFP encoded by the coding sequence ATGACGAATGGGGAAGGTTTAGTGACCGAAGCTGCTTTTTCACCGGACGGCGAGTCTTTATTTTATCTTGAAGCCGGGATACATACAAATTATTCTCCAATTGCATCAGAGCGGCCGCATGACTTTGATATTTACCGCGTCGATCTGGGCGCTATGGAGATCGAGCAGATCACTCATAAAGATGCATACGATATGTCCGCCCTGGACGTGACCCCTGATGGAGAAGCGTTGATGTATCGAAGTTATGACGGGAGTGACCAGTTATTGTTTCAGACCCTAGAAGATGGAAGCGAAACAGCTGTTACGCCTATAGGAGATTTCGCTTCTGAGGCACCAATGATTTCTTCACCAGCATTGTCATCGGACGGAGAGCATGTCGTTTTCTCCGATGTGGCTACAACCAATGAAAGTGGCACCTTTATTTACGAAGGGTTTCGAATGGATCTGGAGACGAAGCAGGCAGAACAAATCACTTCTTTTGGTGAACATGTCACCAGCCCGGTCTTTTTTAACCATCAAGACAAACTGATCGTCACAGTGGATAAAGGATTTGCTACATCCGTTCCCGACTATGACTATTGGGTGATAAGTGCGGATGGCGATGAGCGAGAACGTATTCAGATTAATTTCCCCTAA